Genomic DNA from Pungitius pungitius chromosome 12, fPunPun2.1, whole genome shotgun sequence:
CAGGAAACTAAGACTACAATTCACACAGGCCCATCACAAAGGGACAATAGAAGATACGTTGTTCTGACGAGTCCTGATTTCAGCGGCAACATTCCGATGTACGGGTCAGAATTTTGCTTattcttggcacactttgggACCCTTGttttaaatgctgcagcctaccTGGGTATCGATGCTGACCATGCCCATCAtaaactggtttcttgaacatggccTCTAAGTCACCACATCTCCATCCAATAGAGCCCTTTGGGATGTGCTGGAACAGGAGATTCACATCATAGAGCCGTGCAGCCGACAAACCTGCAGCAACTGCGTGATGCtgtcatgtcaatatggaccaaaacCTCTGAGGACTGTTTCCATCACCTTGTTGAAAGTATAACAccaagaattaaggcagttctgaaggcaaagggGGGTCCAACCATTCACTAGAAAAGTggacctaataaagtggccagtgagggagggagggagggaacacacacacacacacacacacacacacacacacacacacacacacacacacacctgtgcaggTGAAGCAGTCCtccaccactgctgctgctctagTCGTCTGCCTGTGATGAGGGaaggagagctgcagcaaacagCCAAACTTCAGCCTCCTCCATCGGCCTCCACCTTCATGCTCCTCTTCAGCTGCTTCTTCGTTGGGGAGCTCCTTTAGCTgaagaaaacagacagacaggaagccaCACTTACTcacatgtacactcaccggccactttattaggtaccccatgctagtaacgggttggacccccttttgccttcagaactgcctcaattcttggtggcatagattcaacaaggtgctggaagcattcctcagggagtttggtccatattgacatgatggcagcagacagttgccgcagatttgtcggctgcacatccatgatgcgaatctcccgttccaccacatcccaaagatgctctattggattgagatctggtgattgtggaggccatttgagtacagcgaactcattgtcatgttcaagaaaccagtctgagatgattccagctttatgacatggcgcattatcctgctgaaagtagccatcagaagttgggtacattgtggtcataaagggatggacatggtcagcaacaatactcaggtaggctgtggcgttgcaacgatgctcaattggtaccaaggggcccaaagagtgccaagaaaatattccccacaccatgacaccaccaccaccagcctgaaccgttgatacaaggcaggatggatccatgctttcatgttgtagacgccaaattctgaccctaccatccgaatgtcgcagcagaaatcgagactcatcagaccaggcaacgtttttccaatcttctattgtccaatttcgatgagcttgtgcaaattgtagcctcagtttcctgttcttagctgaaaggagtggcacccggtgtggtcttctgctgctgtagcccatctgcctcaaagttcgacgtactgtgcgttcagagatgctcttatgcccaccttggttgtaacgggtggttatttgagtcactgttgctcttctatcagctcgaaccagtctggccattctcctctgacctctggcatcaacaaggcatttccgcccacagaactgccgctcactggatgttttttctttttcggaccattctctgtaaaccctagagatggttgtgcgtgaaaatcccagtagattagcagtttctgaaatactcagaccagcccttctggcaccaacaatcatgccacgttcaaagtcactcaaatcacctttcttccccatactgatgctcggtttgaactgcaggagattgtcttgacaatgtctacatgcctaaatgcactgagttgccgccatgtgattggctgcttagaaattaagtgttaacgagcagttggacaggtgtacctaataaagtggccggtgagtgtatgttgatGTGAAGTAAACTAAGTACGTTTTCTCACCGTGATGATGTCAGAGGTCCAGCCATTGAATCCTAGGCAGTAATTGGCCAGTTCCAGGCAGCGGGCGTGGCTTAGAGGTCTGCTgctgtcagacaggaaggaaGACGTGTGCTTGGAGCTCAGCCTCACCTGCACGCACAGAGTATGTCTCAATGCCATGGGCTGCATCTTTTAGGAGGTCACTTTGCCAGAAACTCTGCTGATGTACATGTTATGATGTAATATACAATACTGACGTTATGTAACGTTGGTAACCAATGTCTTCTTTTAAAATACTGTTGAGAGGATAGCATGATATGCAAAATGTATTATGTTGTTATATGACTTTTTTAAGGTTGAAGAACTATTAAGGGTTTAGGATGGAAAAGGGGGACACATACATCCGAAATGCTTGTGTTTTAATCTTATTTGTGGGACCAAACACTTTTGATAATATAATCAGCCATATTATGGAGTACATATAAAAAACATGCGCTGTAGTTTTACCTAGGCTTAACCTAGGGGTCGACTCCAGGTCCCTTGGAGCTTGGAGAAGATGTACATTGGTCCTCTTTTAGTGGAGTTTAGTTATTTTCGGGATTTCTGAGCCCGAGATAAGATCATTTATCGGGAGATTAAGTACGTTCCGGGTGGTATTTGCTCCGTCGCAGTCGTGACGATTAAAAATTCCTGAAGAAAGTTCTCCGAGTTGACCGTAGAGGTTTAGAAAAATAAGCAATGCTCCCCCGTTCCTCCGCTCTTCTTCACTCGCAGTGCGGTGCAGCGCGACCGAGATCCTGAGTTTCATACACGTCTCACGACatgcagactcacacacactgtctgaaGTAACATAACGCTGCCCTGATCCTGGCAGGTTTTAGCTAACTATTCAGTAAAACTTGTAAGAGTTCATTTATTGTGTAACTGCTCAACCTGCATCACTGGAAGTGTTTTCTTCTTTGACTCATATTCAAAGGAAAGAGGAGTCTTTACAAACTTgttccacaaaaaaaatgaaaacatttctaTTCTGTACGTTAACTTGCTGTTGCTCCAAGAGTGCCTGTTAAAATGTTCTAATGACATTACGTAATGCTACGGTTCTGCAATGTCAGAAAATCAAAGATTGGTGTATGAGGAGCCACATCTCAAAGTAGAAGTCAGACTTGCCTTGAGCGGACAGCTTTGGAGCAGCGGGCGTCCGTCAGTCTGCCGTTGGGCCTTTGAGGCCTGAGCAGCAGAGTAGAACTTGATGAGGGCGTAGAACCCCGGCGGGTTAAGAGCAGAATTCTGACACACCTTGAGCAGGTAGAGAGGCCCGAAGCACGAGAAGACGCTGAGTAGACCAACCTGAGGAACCGCACACAGACACCTGAACCCAGGTGGACTCACAGACACCTGAACCCAGgtggactcacacagacacctgAACCCAGGTGGACTCACGTAGATCTGATCCTCAGAGTGAGTCGGCTGGATGTCCCACACAAAGAGGGTCTTGTTGTTCTCCGCAGGGACTCTGAACTCCAGGATGTCCACCTCCATCTCACCTGAGAACAAAGAGACACGTGACATTTACAGCCTTTAACCAAAGTTCACTAAGATATCTAATGATTTAAGGTGTGTTATTAATACGACAGCTACAGCAAACCCCGGCTCCTCTCCGCTAACCGTTAGCATGACGGCTACAGCAAACCCCGGCTCCTCTCCGCTAACCGTTAGCATGACGGCTACAGCAAACCCCGGCTTCTCTCCGTTAACCGTTAGCATGACGGCTACAGCAAACCCCGGCTCCTCTCCGTTAACTGTTAGCATGACGGCTACAGCAAACCCCGGCTCCTCTCCGTTAACCGTTAGCATGACGGCTACAGCAAACCCCGGCTCCTCTCCGTTAACTGTTAGCATGACGGCTACAGCAAACCCCGGCTCCTCTCCGTTAACCGTTAGCATGACGGCTACAGCAAACCCCGGCTCCTCTCCGTTAACATTAAATCCCGTTAAAGTTGATCATACTTTACCGTTCCTTCtcgttctctctttcttctcgcAGCGAACAGTTTGAGTTTACCGCTTTTCcggggaggggcggggcctcCTCCAGCAACCAATGACGACGCAGAAGAAAGTGACGACATGTCCGTCACTCAGAAATGTCCTGACAGAAATTCATTGGCCACTAAACAGTGGTACTGGTATTGCTCGACTTATTGATTCATTGATGACTATCAACATGTCCATCTATCTATATTAATactatatttattatattatctaTATTACTGTATTATATCAATCATCAGTATTATTGGTATTGATCAAATTATCGATTCATTGATGTTTTTCGCCATCAAATgggatttatatttatatattatatcctCTCAATCGATACATACCGTCCTGACCCCTCGTGACTTCAGCAGTCACGAGGTGTGCAGGTGTGGCATCATGCGTTACATCATCAGCAGTTTCCTCGCCAAACAGAAAGTGAAAACCGAAAGAGAAAACGCGGATTGACGTCGAAAGACGTTCGGGAGAAATCATGGAGAGTTAGAAAAAGACGCGGCAGTTATCAGTAAATCCGACTCGACTTTCACTAAGTTACGTAGTTGCGATGGACGGAGACGCATGTTAGTGACGTCAGTCTGCATCTTAGATGCCTTCACCCATCAGCTCTATATCTACCTGTCAGTTCCCTCAGTGAGAGAGAATTGCACAACTCGAATCCATCTCTGACACATGCAATCAGAGGCAGTTGGTTtggaaaatgaaagtaaaagaaatCTTCCCACattaacagaaacaaacaaaaccaaaaagttgaaagtaaaaattataatttattttcagagtatttcataataaatgaaataacatgATGATCTATAAACAGATAGTATATATTCATTGAATTAATTGTCAAACACTGATTCTGATGATTGACTGAATTTCTTAGTTTATTGGTAACAGTTGAACATAAATCAACTAAATCTAAATATAGTGATTACATCCATTATTGCTGCAGTAGaatgtatattatatttaagaATATAAATATGTTGTGTTACATATATATTGATTATTCACACAGTATGTGGTTTAGAAAGTGAAAGACAGAAATTCCCACTTTTCACTCTCACTTTTCTCACTCGTTTCTTCTCTGGAATAAAAGTGTGAGATCGGCAGCATGtcggacacaaacacaatcctcctcctcatcttcatcatgaCAAGCTGGACCAGCATGATggtgttcttcttctgcagtgCCGGGACCCCCGGACTGTGCTGCAACTGGCTCCAACGCTATGGACACCTGAGCAACAGCTCTCTGACTCTCATCCAAACCATGGTGAGTATGGCAAAAGATGGCGAAAGATGGCGAAAGATGGTGAAATGGATCAT
This window encodes:
- the rdm1 gene encoding RAD52 motif-containing protein 1 isoform X2, translating into MSSLSSASSLVAGGGPAPPRKSGKLKLFAARRKREREGTVRWRWTSWSSESLRRTTRPSLCGTSSRLTLRIRSTCLCAVPQVGLLSVFSCFGPLYLLKVCQNSALNPPGFYALIKFYSAAQASKAQRQTDGRPLLQSCPLKVRLSSKHTSSFLSDSSRPLSHARCLELANYCLGFNGWTSDIITLKELPNEEAAEEEHEGGGRWRRLKFGCLLQLSFPHHRQTTRAAAVVEDCFTCTDPELLIQKRCKLHRLVREQALVNAFSPVLLVLLGNGKVMVELKQSSNPFLPDETEGLLQVKEFSWSEFAADEEEPAEEEWDLTVF
- the rdm1 gene encoding RAD52 motif-containing protein 1 isoform X1; its protein translation is MISPERLSTSIRVFSFGFHFLFGEETADDVTHDATPAHLVTAEVTRGQDGEMEVDILEFRVPAENNKTLFVWDIQPTHSEDQIYVGLLSVFSCFGPLYLLKVCQNSALNPPGFYALIKFYSAAQASKAQRQTDGRPLLQSCPLKVRLSSKHTSSFLSDSSRPLSHARCLELANYCLGFNGWTSDIITLKELPNEEAAEEEHEGGGRWRRLKFGCLLQLSFPHHRQTTRAAAVVEDCFTCTDPELLIQKRCKLHRLVREQALVNAFSPVLLVLLGNGKVMVELKQSSNPFLPDETEGLLQVKEFSWSEFAADEEEPAEEEWDLTVF
- the rdm1 gene encoding RAD52 motif-containing protein 1 isoform X3; this encodes MEVDILEFRVPAENNKTLFVWDIQPTHSEDQIYVGLLSVFSCFGPLYLLKVCQNSALNPPGFYALIKFYSAAQASKAQRQTDGRPLLQSCPLKVRLSSKHTSSFLSDSSRPLSHARCLELANYCLGFNGWTSDIITLKELPNEEAAEEEHEGGGRWRRLKFGCLLQLSFPHHRQTTRAAAVVEDCFTCTDPELLIQKRCKLHRLVREQALVNAFSPVLLVLLGNGKVMVELKQSSNPFLPDETEGLLQVKEFSWSEFAADEEEPAEEEWDLTVF